A region of the Chelatococcus sp. YT9 genome:
GCCATGGCGACCGCGAGATATTTGGCGGCGGCAGTGGTGAAGGCAAAGCCCTTGGGCGCGCCGTCATGGGCGGCATCGAGCGCGGTCAATGACGCGAGCCGGTCGAGATAGGCGCCGGCATAGGCGATGTCCTGATAGTCGACGAGGCGCTTGACGCCGGCGAAGGCGATTGCATGCGTCTCTGCGGGCAATTCCTTGCGGATGCGTGCGATGAGCCCGTCGAGCGCCGCGTGTCCGACAGTGTCCGGCAACGGCGGCAGGGCCTTCTCGGGCTCGGCGCTCACCGTATCTCGCGGCTTCTCGCGGGTGCGGTCATAGGCGGCCGAGAAGGCGCGCAGGCTCGCCTCGACACCCTTGCCGCCGGCCTTGACGGCATCCTCGAAGGCCGAGCGTGGGAAGGGCAACACCTCGGCGGCAGCCAGCGCACCGAACATCGCTGCTGAAATGACGCTGCCGTTCTTCTCGGCGAGCGTCTGCATGTCAAAGGCGATGATGCGCTTGGCCGCGATGCCGGCCGCCTCCACCACGACGAGCGGATCGCCGATGCCGTTACCCGGTTTTTCCTTCTCGCCCACGGCGAAGGAGCGATGGCTGGAGGTGATCAGCGTCGTGCGCTCGGGCGTGACCAGGCCACGCATCATGGAGCGGCCGGCCTCCATGAACTCCGCAGCCATGACCACATCGACATCCCCGGGGGTCGGCATCAGCGACAGGATCGGGTCATGCCCGTCCTGGGCCTGCAGCATTTCCACGTAGTAGATCGTCGCGCCGGTGCGCTGCGCGACGCCGGGCACCGAGGTGGATTGCGCCACCCAGCCCTGCGCCTCGGCGAGCGCGACGACCCAGTCCGACAGGACACCACCGCCCTGCCCGCCCATGGCGAGGATTGCAACGGAAATGGGGCGCGCGGTCGCCAGGCGCGCCGCCGGGAAGGTTTCATGGCGTGTCATCGCGCCCTCGTTCACGCCGGGAAGACCACGCGCCGGCTGTCGCGCCGGCGCTGCAGGAAGCCGATCACCGCGCCGCGAACTTTCGCAAGGACGCGGTCCAGGCCGGTCGGGTTATGGATGATGTCCGCCCGATAGAAGGAGGGGCAGAGGACGGCGGCCTCGGAGACCTCGCCGCAATTGCCGCAGCCCACGCAGGAATTGTCGATGGCCGCGACCGGGTCATCCTTCAGGGGATCGTCGGTGTGCTTCACCGACAGCGAGGGGCAGCCCGAGAGCCGGATGCAGGCATGATCGCCGGTGCAGACATCCTCGTCGACCCCGAAGCGCTCGCGCACCATGCGCTGCCCTGCCTTGACCGCCTTGTTGAACTGCGGCTTCACGCGCCGTTGCTTGTTCAACATGCATTCCGACGAGGCGACAATGACCTTGGGCCCACGTTCCGCCGTCGTCAGCGCTTCCTTCAGGGTATCGCGCATCCTGGCGACGTCATAGGTCCGGTCGATCTGGCGCACCCATTGGACGCCGATGCCCTTCACCGCATCAACGATCGGATGCTTCGTCGAGCGTTCAGGATTATCGGCGCGCGAAGACAAAATATCCTGCCCACCGGTGGCGGCGGCATAATGATTGTCGACGATCAGGATCACGCCGTCCTGCTTGTTGTAGACGGCGTTGCCGACGCTGGTGGAGAGGCCGTTGTGCCAGAAGCCGCCGTCGCCCATCACGGCGATCGGGCGCTTGTTCGCCTTCACGTTGAAGGCGGACGCAGAGGCCGGCCCCAGGCCGTAGCCCATGGTCGTCGCGCCGATATTGAAGGGCGGCAGGATGGAGAAGAGATGGCAGCCGATGTCGGCCGAGACGTGATGCTGGCCGAGTTCCTTCTCGACCAGCTTCATCGCCGCGAAGATCGGCCGTTCGGGACAGCCGGTGCAGAAGCCGGCCGGCCGCTGCGGCACGACATCGGCCAAGGCCTTGATCTTCGGATCGGCGAGGATCGGGGTCGCATCCGGCAGCGGCGGTCGGTTGCCGAGCAGCACGCGGGCGTGGGTCTCGAAGAAGGCGGTGAGGCCCTTGATCAGCACGGGCGCCGTCATCTCGCCGCCGAGCGGCAGGAGATCCTTGCCGCTGACTTTGGTATTGATGTCGCGGCGGCGCAGCAGGGTATGCAGACTCTGCTCGATATACTCGGGCTGCCCCTCCTCCACCATGATGACGGCCTTCTTACCGAGGCAGAATTCCACCATTTCGTCGTCGATCATCGGATAGGCGACGTTGAGGACATAGAGCGGAACGGCGGAATTGCCGTAGACATCTGCGAGCCCCATGAGCTGCAAGGCACGCATGACGCTGTTATACATACCGCCTTGCAGGATGACGCCGACGTCACCTTGCTCTGGCCCGAAAAATTCGTTGAGCTTGCGTTCTTTGATGAAGGCAACAGCCGCCGGCCAGCGTTTCTCCAGCTTTTCCCTTTCATGAATATACGCCGCAGGCGGCAGGACGATGCGGTTGACGTCGCGCTTCGGCTGCTCGACAGCCTGCCTCAAAGTGAACTCAGGCTTCTTGTTATCCTTCGCCACGAACTGGCCGTGGACGTGGCAGGTACGGATACGAACGCCGAGCATCACCGGCGTATTGGACGCTTCCGACAACGCAAAGCCATCTTCAACTGCCTTGACGATGGATTCCAGATTGGGGCGCGGATCGAGCAGCCACATCTGCGATTTCATGGCGAAGGCATGGGAGCGCTCCTGCATGATGGAGGAGCCTTCGCCGTAGTCTTCGCCGATGATGACCAGGGCGCCTCCTGTCACACCGCCGGATGACAGATTCGATAGCGCATCCGATGCCACATTGGTACCGGCCGTCGATTTCCACGTGACAGCGCCGCGCACCGGATACATCACCGAGGCCGAGAGCATCGCAGCAGCCGCAGCCTCTGAGGCGGAGGATTCGAAATGAACACCAAGGTCATCAAGCACGTCCTTGGCGTCGGCAAGCACATCCATGAGATGGGAAATAGGCGAGCCTTGATAGCCGCCTACATAAGACACGCCGGACTGCAACAATGCCTTGGTGATGGCGAGAATACCTTCACCCCGGAAGATCTCACCTTCACCCAGCTTGAGATCCTGCACCTCGCGCGCGAACGAACGTTCAGCCATGCGACTGGCCTCCCATCATGATCACCGGGACGGCAAGCTCACGATGTCCATCACCGGTCTCTGTCACCGCCTGTCGGCCAACCCTCGATATCTGAAAATCCATATTCCTTGGGCCTGGCCGGCTTGTTCCCGTCTCTTTGAATAAGAATAGGGAAAGGCTGCGCCAAGGCAAGATCGAATATGGCTCGCGAGCCTCCCAAATTGAATGCATATGCATATTTATCGACCATGAGAGCGTGGCAGCTCGGCCTAGCCAACGCCCAAAAGCTGTCCACTTGACGGGGGCGAACAACGCCGCTGTTGCATTTCGGACGTGTCGGCATAGAATAGTTTGAACTTGAAATAATTGGGCGCAACGCTCGAATCTCGTAATTGAGCGGCACGCGGCCGCGCGGAGAGGGAAAATCCATCGGCCTCCAGCCAGACGACCGACTAGAATGGCGTGTCGCGGGGGCAAACTCCGGCAGGCATTCTTGGAAGATGCGAATGCATTGATTCTGACCCTTGCGAGCGGGCCCGCACGATGCCGGATCGATATTCGACCGGATGACAATCCTGTGGAGTGACTATTGTGGCAATACCGGCAGATCTCGCGCCGCTACTCGGCATTCGCCCCTCCATGGCCAGTATTCCCATGGAGAATATTGCGCGGCTCGCCGTGGAGGCGCAGGGCATCGAGGGCGTCATTCCGCTCTGGTATGGCGAGGGCGACATGGTCACGCCCGCCTTCATCCGCGATGCCGCGAAGGCGGCGCTCGATCAGGGCATGACCTTCTACGTCCCGGACATGCGCGGCCTGCCCGCGCTTTCCGAGGCCCTGTCGGCCTACCAGACCGCGCTGCACGGGCGGCCGATCTCGCGGGCCCGCTCCACCGTCACGCCGGGCGGCATGCAGGCCGTTTATCTCGCGCTGTCGCTGATCGTCGATGCGGGCGACGAAGTCGTCTATATCGAGCCGCAATGGCCCAATATTCGCGCCGCCATCCATATGCATGACGGCGTCCCGGTGCCCTTCCCGCTCGAGTTCCGGGATGGCGACTGGCGGCTCGATCTCGACCGGTTGTTCGCCTCCTGTACCGCGAAGACGCGGGCGATCTTCCTGCCCACGCCGTCCAATCCGGGCGGCTGGGTGGCGACGGCTGGAGAACTCGAAGCCATTCTCGCCTTCAGCCGGCGCACCGGCGTGTGGATCCTCAGCGACGAAGTCTATGGCCGCATCTATTTCGACGGCCCGGTTGCGCCGTCGATGCTCCAGATCGCCGATGACGAGGACCGCGTCATGGCGGTCAACAGCTTCTCCAAGGCCTGGGCCATGACCGGCTGGCGCGTGGGCTGGCTCAACCATCCCGCCTCGCTGTCGCCCACCATCGGGGCGATGACCCAGTACCTCAACAGCGGCACGGCGGGCTTCGTCCAGGCAGCGGCTGCCGCGGCCTTGATCCACGGCGAGCCGGTGGTCGACGAGGTGCGCGAACGCTGCCGCACCGGCCGCGATATCGCGTACGAGCATCTGGCCGGCATCAACCAACTCGAGTTCGGTGCCAAGCCGCGGGGCGGCCTCTACGTGTTCTTCGCCCTGAAGGGCGAGGACGACGCGATGGTTGCCTGCAGCAGGATCCTGCACGAGGCGCGCGTCGGGCTCGCGCCCGGCCATCTCTTCGGCGGCGTTGCCAGGCGCTTCATGCGCATGTGCGTATTGCGTGACGCGCGCCAGATCGAGCAGG
Encoded here:
- a CDS encoding indolepyruvate oxidoreductase subunit beta family protein; this encodes MTRHETFPAARLATARPISVAILAMGGQGGGVLSDWVVALAEAQGWVAQSTSVPGVAQRTGATIYYVEMLQAQDGHDPILSLMPTPGDVDVVMAAEFMEAGRSMMRGLVTPERTTLITSSHRSFAVGEKEKPGNGIGDPLVVVEAAGIAAKRIIAFDMQTLAEKNGSVISAAMFGALAAAEVLPFPRSAFEDAVKAGGKGVEASLRAFSAAYDRTREKPRDTVSAEPEKALPPLPDTVGHAALDGLIARIRKELPAETHAIAFAGVKRLVDYQDIAYAGAYLDRLASLTALDAAHDGAPKGFAFTTAAAKYLAVAMAYDDVIRVADLKTRASRFDRVRREVGAKGDQIVYTTEYMHPRMEEVAGTLPAGIGHFLEARPKLFHQLDRLVNRGRRVRTGTIGWFLSLYVVASLKPIRTRTLRHEREMAHVAHWLDVATKALPQDYDLAVEAIACRRLVKGYSDTHARGQSKFDRVLAAVPMLTAKPDGAAWLRRLKQAALMDEDGKALDGALLTAESAYR
- a CDS encoding indolepyruvate ferredoxin oxidoreductase subunit alpha: MAERSFAREVQDLKLGEGEIFRGEGILAITKALLQSGVSYVGGYQGSPISHLMDVLADAKDVLDDLGVHFESSASEAAAAAMLSASVMYPVRGAVTWKSTAGTNVASDALSNLSSGGVTGGALVIIGEDYGEGSSIMQERSHAFAMKSQMWLLDPRPNLESIVKAVEDGFALSEASNTPVMLGVRIRTCHVHGQFVAKDNKKPEFTLRQAVEQPKRDVNRIVLPPAAYIHEREKLEKRWPAAVAFIKERKLNEFFGPEQGDVGVILQGGMYNSVMRALQLMGLADVYGNSAVPLYVLNVAYPMIDDEMVEFCLGKKAVIMVEEGQPEYIEQSLHTLLRRRDINTKVSGKDLLPLGGEMTAPVLIKGLTAFFETHARVLLGNRPPLPDATPILADPKIKALADVVPQRPAGFCTGCPERPIFAAMKLVEKELGQHHVSADIGCHLFSILPPFNIGATTMGYGLGPASASAFNVKANKRPIAVMGDGGFWHNGLSTSVGNAVYNKQDGVILIVDNHYAAATGGQDILSSRADNPERSTKHPIVDAVKGIGVQWVRQIDRTYDVARMRDTLKEALTTAERGPKVIVASSECMLNKQRRVKPQFNKAVKAGQRMVRERFGVDEDVCTGDHACIRLSGCPSLSVKHTDDPLKDDPVAAIDNSCVGCGNCGEVSEAAVLCPSFYRADIIHNPTGLDRVLAKVRGAVIGFLQRRRDSRRVVFPA
- a CDS encoding pyridoxal phosphate-dependent aminotransferase — translated: MASIPMENIARLAVEAQGIEGVIPLWYGEGDMVTPAFIRDAAKAALDQGMTFYVPDMRGLPALSEALSAYQTALHGRPISRARSTVTPGGMQAVYLALSLIVDAGDEVVYIEPQWPNIRAAIHMHDGVPVPFPLEFRDGDWRLDLDRLFASCTAKTRAIFLPTPSNPGGWVATAGELEAILAFSRRTGVWILSDEVYGRIYFDGPVAPSMLQIADDEDRVMAVNSFSKAWAMTGWRVGWLNHPASLSPTIGAMTQYLNSGTAGFVQAAAAAALIHGEPVVDEVRERCRTGRDIAYEHLAGINQLEFGAKPRGGLYVFFALKGEDDAMVACSRILHEARVGLAPGHLFGGVARRFMRMCVLRDARQIEQACSRIAEALR